The Chaetodon trifascialis isolate fChaTrf1 chromosome 16, fChaTrf1.hap1, whole genome shotgun sequence genome includes a region encoding these proteins:
- the LOC139344790 gene encoding oligodendrocyte-myelin glycoprotein-like isoform X1: MRSRHVLLKPPPHEALLELLLVLLLGLHVLAVCPSMCSCSRSHREVDCSWRGLRQLPDGLQHNLLSLNLSHNRFHNLGDQLTAYTHLRFLDLSHNRLSHLPAGLPRSLWHLHAAFNRLQLLDKNDTVYQWNLRMLDLSNNKLERAIFINNTLINLCTLNLSHNHFWTLPTNMPANLETIDLSHNLLVKVLPGSLDRLLRLTYFYLHANRFSTLPVGVLDKTTSLRVITLGDNPWACHLYAEISYLVSWTQHTSARVLGCPCHTQPVCGGMRPGRTGGWHFASYNLPPLAASAQDLSSMPPETSVTGWWYLSVSGLLSTPHPPKETWNTPHHPFIATPISISTVPPKSTRLSNNEISAAAGPAAAERMLHTDSYLISGAKQASSTDSLHTTDTSPLSDTSFIRPIRADVTLATDRFFTTESASIQTRKTTTLRTRSVRRQNQSVPSGRNAGPALATCSWIPLLHSLGLLSLILQQVL; encoded by the exons ATGAGAAG TAGGCATGTGCTGCTGAAGCCCCCCCCTCATGAGGCCCTTCTGGAACTCCTGCTTGTGTTGTTGCTGGGGTTGCATGTCCTGGCCGTGTGCCCCTCCATGTGCTCCTGCAGCCGCAGCCACAGGGAGGTGGACTGCTCCTGGAGGGGTCTGAGACAGCTGCCTGATGGCCTGCAGCACAACTTGCTCTCCCTCAACCTGTCCCACAACCGATTTCACAACCTGGGCGACCAGCTCACCGCATACACTCATCTCCGCTTCCTTGATTTGTCTCACAACCGGCTGAGCCACCTGCCGGCCGGCTTGCCTCGTTCCCTCTGGCATCTCCACGCCGCCTTCAATCGCCTCCAGTTGCTGGACAAGAACGATACAGTGTACCAGTGGAATCTGCGAATGCTTGACCTGTCCAACAACAAGCTGGAGAGGGCCATCTTCATCAATAATACACTGATCAATCTGTGCACTCTCAACCTAAGCCACAATCACTTCTGGACTTTGCCTACCAACATGCCTGCAAACCTGGAGACTATTGACCTGTCCCACAACTTGCTTGTAAAGGTGCTGCCAGGGTCTCTGGACCGGCTGCTCAGGCTAACTTACTTCTATCTGCATGCTAATCGCTTTTCCACACTGCCAGTTGGAGTGTTGGACAAGACGACATCCCTGAGAGTCATCACTCTGGGCGACAACCCTTGGGCCTGTCACCTTTATGCCGAAATCAGCTACTTAGTCTCCTGGACCCAGCATACCTCTGCCCgtgtcctgggatgcccctgCCACACCCAGCCTGTCTGTGGAGGGATGCGCCCTGGCAGGACAGGAGGGTGGCACTTTGCCTCCTACAACCTGCCCCCCCTAGCAGCGAGCGCTCAGGACCTGAGCTCCATGCCTCCAGAGACCAGTGTCACCGGGTGGTGGTATCTGTCTGTTTCTGGTCTGCTAAGCACCCCACACCCCCCCAAAGAGACCTGGAACACACCGCACCACCCCTTCATAGCCACACCCATCAGCATCTCCACTGTGCCGCCCAAAAGCACACGCCTGAGTAATAATGAaatttcagcagctgctggcccGGCAGCTGCAGAGCGCATGCTCCACACTGATTCTTATCTCATCTCTGGCGCAAAGCAAGCCTCATCCACTGACTCTCTCCACACCACCGACACATCCCCTCTTTCTGACACAAGCTTCATTAGACCCATCAGGGCTGACGTGACGCTGGCCACAGACCGATTCTTTACAACTGAGAGCGCCTCCATCCAAACAAGAAAGACAACCACTCTTCGCACCAGGAGCGTGAGGAGGCAGAATCAGTCCGTTCCCAGCGGCAGGAACGCCGGCCCGGCTCTTGCTACCTGCTCCTGGATCCCTCTCCTACACAGCCTGGGGCTTCTGTCCCTCATTCTGCAACAAGTCctctga
- the LOC139344790 gene encoding oligodendrocyte-myelin glycoprotein-like isoform X2, whose amino-acid sequence MRRHVLLKPPPHEALLELLLVLLLGLHVLAVCPSMCSCSRSHREVDCSWRGLRQLPDGLQHNLLSLNLSHNRFHNLGDQLTAYTHLRFLDLSHNRLSHLPAGLPRSLWHLHAAFNRLQLLDKNDTVYQWNLRMLDLSNNKLERAIFINNTLINLCTLNLSHNHFWTLPTNMPANLETIDLSHNLLVKVLPGSLDRLLRLTYFYLHANRFSTLPVGVLDKTTSLRVITLGDNPWACHLYAEISYLVSWTQHTSARVLGCPCHTQPVCGGMRPGRTGGWHFASYNLPPLAASAQDLSSMPPETSVTGWWYLSVSGLLSTPHPPKETWNTPHHPFIATPISISTVPPKSTRLSNNEISAAAGPAAAERMLHTDSYLISGAKQASSTDSLHTTDTSPLSDTSFIRPIRADVTLATDRFFTTESASIQTRKTTTLRTRSVRRQNQSVPSGRNAGPALATCSWIPLLHSLGLLSLILQQVL is encoded by the exons ATGAGAAG GCATGTGCTGCTGAAGCCCCCCCCTCATGAGGCCCTTCTGGAACTCCTGCTTGTGTTGTTGCTGGGGTTGCATGTCCTGGCCGTGTGCCCCTCCATGTGCTCCTGCAGCCGCAGCCACAGGGAGGTGGACTGCTCCTGGAGGGGTCTGAGACAGCTGCCTGATGGCCTGCAGCACAACTTGCTCTCCCTCAACCTGTCCCACAACCGATTTCACAACCTGGGCGACCAGCTCACCGCATACACTCATCTCCGCTTCCTTGATTTGTCTCACAACCGGCTGAGCCACCTGCCGGCCGGCTTGCCTCGTTCCCTCTGGCATCTCCACGCCGCCTTCAATCGCCTCCAGTTGCTGGACAAGAACGATACAGTGTACCAGTGGAATCTGCGAATGCTTGACCTGTCCAACAACAAGCTGGAGAGGGCCATCTTCATCAATAATACACTGATCAATCTGTGCACTCTCAACCTAAGCCACAATCACTTCTGGACTTTGCCTACCAACATGCCTGCAAACCTGGAGACTATTGACCTGTCCCACAACTTGCTTGTAAAGGTGCTGCCAGGGTCTCTGGACCGGCTGCTCAGGCTAACTTACTTCTATCTGCATGCTAATCGCTTTTCCACACTGCCAGTTGGAGTGTTGGACAAGACGACATCCCTGAGAGTCATCACTCTGGGCGACAACCCTTGGGCCTGTCACCTTTATGCCGAAATCAGCTACTTAGTCTCCTGGACCCAGCATACCTCTGCCCgtgtcctgggatgcccctgCCACACCCAGCCTGTCTGTGGAGGGATGCGCCCTGGCAGGACAGGAGGGTGGCACTTTGCCTCCTACAACCTGCCCCCCCTAGCAGCGAGCGCTCAGGACCTGAGCTCCATGCCTCCAGAGACCAGTGTCACCGGGTGGTGGTATCTGTCTGTTTCTGGTCTGCTAAGCACCCCACACCCCCCCAAAGAGACCTGGAACACACCGCACCACCCCTTCATAGCCACACCCATCAGCATCTCCACTGTGCCGCCCAAAAGCACACGCCTGAGTAATAATGAaatttcagcagctgctggcccGGCAGCTGCAGAGCGCATGCTCCACACTGATTCTTATCTCATCTCTGGCGCAAAGCAAGCCTCATCCACTGACTCTCTCCACACCACCGACACATCCCCTCTTTCTGACACAAGCTTCATTAGACCCATCAGGGCTGACGTGACGCTGGCCACAGACCGATTCTTTACAACTGAGAGCGCCTCCATCCAAACAAGAAAGACAACCACTCTTCGCACCAGGAGCGTGAGGAGGCAGAATCAGTCCGTTCCCAGCGGCAGGAACGCCGGCCCGGCTCTTGCTACCTGCTCCTGGATCCCTCTCCTACACAGCCTGGGGCTTCTGTCCCTCATTCTGCAACAAGTCctctga
- the LOC139344427 gene encoding uncharacterized protein has protein sequence MVVGGLIIVCTILLLSTLLLACKVCQLSSRIKALSSNTELISSTEYWTGTAKKNKSEPETEPKETSVLMGDISQTQQEMGNGATEEGGKVNKERQMGEEDKKEVGDTAKSEEASAAENSSSSKPQEEAANSQPTDATAASTSESKEETDVE, from the coding sequence ATGGTCGTTGGTGGACTGATCATAGTCTGTACTATTCTTCTGCTTTCTACTTTGCTGTTGGCATGTAAGGTGTGCCAGTTGAGCAGCCGCATCAAGGCGCTGAGCAGCAACACAGAACTGATCAGCAGCACTGAATACTGGACGGGAACTGCCAAGAAGAACAAAAGTGAGCCAGAGACGGAACCCAAAGAGACCAGCGTGTTAATGGGCGACATCagtcaaacacagcaggagatGGGCAACGGTGCCAccgaggaaggagggaaggtaAACAAGGAGAGACAaatgggagaggaggacaagaaggagGTGGGAGACACCGCCAAGAGTGAGGAAGCGTCAGCTGCTGAGaattcatcctcctcaaagccaCAAGAGGAGGCCGCCAATTCCCAGCCTACCGACGCTACAGCAGCCTCCACCTCTGAGAGCAAAGAGGAAACGGATGTGGAGtag